From one Neovison vison isolate M4711 chromosome 1, ASM_NN_V1, whole genome shotgun sequence genomic stretch:
- the LOC122911891 gene encoding HLA class I histocompatibility antigen, alpha chain G-like yields the protein MGPRTLALLLSGALAVAETWAGSHYLRYFSTAASRPGRGEPRYWEVGYVDNTQFARFDSDSASRRMEPRAPWVEQEGPEYWDRETRRVKHNAQAFQVSLNTLRGYYNQSEAGSHTYQWTSACDVGAGGRLLRGYQQRAYDGADYIALNEDLRSWTAADTAAQITRRKWEAAGEAERYRNYLEVTCVEWLRRHLENGKETLLRSKPPNTHVTHHPISDHDVILRCWALGFYPVEITLTWQREGEDLTQVTELVETRPAGDGTFQKWAAVVVPSGEEQRYTCHVQHEGLSEPITLRWEPPLPIVLITWIIAGLALLVVTVVIGAVIWRKKCSGVSQDESVHRRIFAERHLDGQAFLHHDNKKDVTESQRLGAEAIRGPETWATETKGLRDTGEELRMSLEDLLALKAPRRGDLGLGDPRRQLHQGLQAFPL from the exons ATGGGCCCCCGAACTCTCGCATTGTTGCTGTCAGGGGCCCTGGCAGTGGCCGAGACCTGGGCGG GCTCCCACTACCTGAGGTATTTCTCCACCGCGGCGTCCCGGCCCGGCCGCGGGGAGCCCCGGTACTGGGAAGTCGGCTACGTGGACAACACGCAGTTCGCGCGGTTCGACAGCGACTCTGCCAGTCGGAGGATGGAGCCGCGGGCGCCGTGGGTGGAGCAGGAGGGACCGGAGTATTGGGACCGGGAGACGCGGAGGGTCAAGCACAACGCGCAGGCTTTCCAAGTGAGCCTGAACACCCTGCGGGGCTACTACAACCAGAGCGAGGCCG GGTCTCACACCTACCAGTGGACTTCTGCCTGCGACGTGGGGGCCGGCGGGCGTCTCCTCCGCGGGTACCAGCAGAGGGCGTACGACGGCGCGGATTACATCGCCCTGAACGAGGACCTGCGTTCCTGGACCGCGGCTGACACCGCGGCGCAGATCACCCGCCGCAAGTGGGAGGCGGCCGGTGAGGCAGAGCGCTACAGGAACTACCTGGAGGTCACGTGCGTGGAGTGGCTCCGGAGGCACCTGGAGAACGGGAAGGAGACGCTGCTGCGCTCAA aaccccccaacacacacgtgACCCACCACCCCATCTCTGACCATGATGTCATCCTGAGGTGCTGGGCCCTGGGCTTCTACCCTGTGGAGATCACCCTGACCTGGCAGCGTGAGGGAGAGGACCTGACCCAGGTCACAGAGCTTGTGGAGACCAGGCCTGCAGGAGATGGGACCTTCCAGAAGTGGGCTGCCGTGGTGGTGCCttctggagaggagcagagatACACATGCCATGTGCAGCATGAGGGACTGTCTGAGCCCATTACCTTGAGATGGG AGCCTCCTCTTCCCATCGTCCTCATCACATGGATCATTGCTGGTCTGGCTCTCCTTGTGGTCACTGTGGTGATTGGAGCTGTGATCTGGAGGAAGAAGTGCTCAG GGGTGTCCCAGGATGAATCTGTGCATCGGAGAATTTTTGCTGAAAGACACTTGGATGGTCAGGCCTTCCTGCACCATGACAACAAGAAAGATGTGACAGAGTCACAGAGATTAGGGGCCGAAGCAATCCGGGGACCTGAGACATGGGCAACAGAGACCAAGGGCTTGAGAGACACCGGGGAGGAACTCAGAATGAGTCTGGAAGACCTCCTGGCCCTGAAGGCACCAAGAAGAG GAGATCTGGGACTGGGAGATCCAAGAAGACAACTGCACCAGGGTCTTCAGGCATTTCCACTGTGA